In a genomic window of Trichoderma atroviride chromosome 4, complete sequence:
- a CDS encoding uncharacterized protein (TransMembrane:4 (o6-24i45-67o87-107i189-207o)) has protein sequence MSADFWAGYLSGVVGIVVGNPLDIEKVRQQTTRHAIGKLYSQSSVAFMKGTAAPIFGYGALNALLFVSYNRSEAMLKDAASTRDAGWVTWTAGAMGGLAVWVVSAPTELIKCRAQMSTPATSSWTIFKQILRTDGVKGLYHGGVVTALRDSIGYGFYFWTYELAHRYWPAAAAAGRDDNTSGRRETSKVLLCGGIAGIATWASVFPLDVIKSRLQTQQYPASVLAYRGIASKKRGGAWHIAKDTYREGGIRPFFRGLSICSVRAFLVNAIQWAVYEWIMSEMSMGNGHARLLSEA, from the coding sequence ATGTCGGCCGACTTCTGGGCCGGCTATCTCAGCGGAGTAGTTGGAATTGTGGTGGGCAATCCTCTGGACATTGAGAAGGTGCGCCAGCAAACTACAAGGCATGCCATCGGAAAGCTATATAGCCAGAGCTCTGTGGCCTTTATGAAAGGCACTGCCGCGCCAATTTTTGGCTATGGGGCTTTGAATGCGCTGCTCTTCGTGTCATACAACCGGTCGGAGGCAATGCTCAAGGACGCGGCCTCGACACGAGATGCCGGATGGGTTACTTGGACAGCGGGAGCAATGGGTGGCCTTGCTGTATGGGTTGTCAGCGCTCCAACAGAGTTAATCAAGTGCCGAGCGCAGATGTCAACCCCTGCCACATCCAGCTGGACGATATTCAAGCAGATACTGCGTACCGACGGTGTAAAGGGCCTCTACCATGGCGGGGTCGTCACGGCGCTGCGGGACAGCATCGGCTATggcttttatttttggaCATATGAATTGGCTCATCGCTAttggcctgctgcagcagctgcagggcgCGATGACAACACTTCTGGGCGGCGAGAGACATCAAAGGTGTTGTTGTGTGGTGGCATTGCAGGGATTGCCACTTGGGCCAGCGTTTTCCCCCTCGACGTCATCAAGTCGCGGCTTCAGACACAGCAGTATCCTGCATCAGTTCTTGCGTATCGCGGTATCGCAAGTAAGAAGAGAGGCGGAGCATGGCACATTGCTAAAGACACTTATAGAGAAGGTGGGATTCGTCCCTTCTTCCGAGGTCTGTCCATCTGCAGTGTGAGGGCATTTCTCGTCAATGCCATTCAGTGGGCGGTATATGAATGGATTATGAGTGAAATGAGCATGGGCAATGGACATGCACGACTATTGTCAGAGGCTTGA
- a CDS encoding uncharacterized protein (BUSCO:EOG092D0E6G), with amino-acid sequence MKVIAPSHQTLKDKNPSRSNHQASKSQNLDTLRKPFKCPAPANAASTSDRPVRKKRKVDYRGADENEGANIDTSYDGNGLQTPSLPKFPVFQVKDKNVVFRKAFSIPLKDKTQGDYGSSRPPPTLGLRRGAVFVPRPLHDPSGEFAIVLYDPTVDSKPDIIQENVVPKEVEPSKLDAPIVHKSLAEILGIQKQVETDHPKVPVVIDPKIAKCLRPHQIEGVKFMYKCVTGLVDEKAQGCIMADEMGLGKTLQCITLMWTLLKQSPSAGKSTIQKAIVVCPASLVKNWANELTKWLGPNAINPFAIDGKAPKEELKRQLRQWAIASGRSVTRPVIIVSYETLRLNVEELKHTKIGLLFCDEGHRLKNADSNTFNALNDLKVSRRVILTGTPIQNDLTEYFALTSFANPDLLGSRLEFRKRFEIPILRGRDADASEQDRRRGDECTSELLGVVNKFLIRRTNDILSKYLPVKYEHVVFCNLAPFQLDLYNYFITSPDIQALLRGKGSQPLKAINILKKLCNHPDLLNLADDLPGSEKCFPGDYVPKESRGRDRDIKPWYSGKMQVLDRMLAKIREDTNDKIVLISNYTSTLDLFERLCRDRQYGCLRLDGTMNVNKRQKLVDRFNDPNGDEFIFLLSSKAGGCGINLIGANRLVLFDPDWNPAADQQALARVWRDGQKKDCFVYRFIATGTIEEKIFQRQSHKQSLSSCVVDSAEDVERHFSLDSLRELFQYRPDTTSDTHDTFKCKRCKSDGRQFIKAPAMLYGDTSTWNHFVNSQLQPIQDLLLRQEYAGE; translated from the exons ATGAAAGTAAT TGCACCATCCCACCAAACGCTGAAGGACAAAAACCCCAGCAGGTCGAACCATCAAGCTTCAAAATCTCAGAATCTTGATACGCTTCGTAAGCCATTCAAATGCCCTGCACCGGCGAATGCAGCATCCACGTCAGACCGGCCTGTCcggaaaaagaggaaagtAGACTACAGAGGAGCCGATGAAAATGAAGGAGCAAACATCGACACGTCATACGACGGCAATGGCCTTCAAACGCCTTCACTGCCAAAGTTTCCAGTCTTTCAAGTGAAAGATAAAAATGTTGTCTTTCGAAAAGCTTTCTCTATTCCTCTAAAAGACAAAACTCAGGGCGACTATGGTTCATCAAGGCCTCCGCCGACTCTCGGGCTCCGACGTGGAGCCGTATTTGTCCCTAGGCCTCTGCATGACCCATCCGGCGAATTTGCGATTGTTCTTTACGATCCGACAGTTGATTCGAAGCCTGATATAATCCAGGAAAACGTGGTACCAAAGGAGGTGGAACCCTCGAAGCTTGATGCCCCGATTGTGCATAAAAGCCTGGCTGAGATTCTCGGAATTCAGAAACAAGTGGAAACAGATCATCCCAAAGTTCCAGTTGTGATTGACCCCAAGATTGCGAAATGCCTTCGCCCACATCAAATTGAAGGAGTCAAGTTCATGTACAAATGTGTCACAGGGCTCGTCGATGAGAAGGCTCAGGGATGCATTATGGCTGACGAGATGGGGCTGGGAAAAACGCTCCAGTGCATTACTCTCATGTGGACATTGTTAAAGCAATCTCCTAGTGCCGGAAAATCCACCATCCAGAAAGCTATCGTTGTGTGCCCAGCAAGTTTGGTAAAAAATTGGGCAAATGAGTTGACAAAATGGCTTGGTCCTAACGCTATCAATCCATTTGCCATTGATGGGAAAGCGCCAAAGGAAGAGTTGAAACGCCAGCTTCGTCAGTGGGCAATTGCTTCTGGCCGATCCGTCACACGACCAGTTATTATTGTCTCGTATGAGACTCTTCGGCTTAACgttgaagagctcaagcACACTAAGATTGGCCTTCTATTTTGTGATGAGGGGCATCGTTTAAAAAACGCCGACAGCAACACATTTAATGCTTTGAACGACCTTAAGGTATCTAGACGAGTTATTCTCACTGGCACGCCGATCCAAAACGACCTTACGGAATACTTTGCTTTGACCAGTTTTGCCAACCCAGACCTTCTCGGGTCGCGATTGGAGTTTCGGAAACGATTTGAAATACCCATCTTGCGTGGGCGAGATGCCGACGCGTCAGAACAGGATCGCCGACGCGGGGACGAATGCACATCCGAGTTACTTGGTGTTGTCAACAAATTCCTCATTCGACGAACAAACGACATTCTTTCCAAGTATCTCCCGGTCAAATACGAACATGTAGTCTTTTGCAACCTGGCTCCGTTCCAGCTCGATCTCTATAATTATTTTATCACGAGTCCAGACATCCAAGCTCTTTTGCGCGGCAAGGGCAGCCAGCCTCTCAAAGCCATCAACATCCTCAAAAAACTCTGCAACCATCCTGACCTCCTAAACCTTGCAGATGACTTGCCCGGCTCGGAGAAATGCTTTCCAGGCGACTATGTCCCTAAAGAAAGTCGGGGGAGGGACCGAGACATCAAACCCTGGTATTCGGGCAAGATGCAAGTTCTCGATCGAATGCTGGCCAAGATTCGAGAAGACACAAACGACAAGATTGTGCTCATCAGCAATTACACGTCTACACTAGATCTCTTCGAACGTCTCTGCAGAGATCGCCAGTATGGATGTCTACGGCTTGACGGAACAATGAACGTGAACAAACGGCAAAAACTAGTTGATCGTTTCAATGATCCAAACGGAGATGagttcatcttcttgttGAGCAGCAAGGCAGGTGGCTGTGGCATAAACCTCATTGGCGCAAACCGTCTCGTCCTCTTTGATCCGGATTGGAACCCCGCGGCCGACCAACAAGCTTTGGCACGAGTTTGGCGAGATGGTCAGAAGAAAGATTGCTTCGTTTACCGCTTCATTGCCACGGGCACtattgaagagaagatcTTTCAACGGCAATCCCACAAGCAAAGTTTATCTTCGTGCGTGGTGGACTCTGCTGAGGATGTAGAGCGCCACTTCTCTCTCGACAGCCTTCGAGAGCTCTTTCAATATCGGCCTGATACAACTAGCGACACTCACGATACATTTAAGTGCAAAAGGTGCAAGTCCGATGGCCGACAATTCATCAAGGCGCCTGCTATGTTGTATGGCGATACAAGCACTTGGAATCATTTTGTCAACtctcagctgcagccaatACAGGATCTGTTGCTGAGACAGGAGTATGCGGGGGAGTGA
- a CDS encoding uncharacterized protein (EggNog:ENOG41~TransMembrane:1 (i21-40o)) produces MALFRTPTRPLFTPHVLHSRQLQNIILIASCLIVLLFFIYHHEQPAPPEILPYQTYPLTDDFTHHTVTDFFPKSVPTGINSTEDICRSFPKHVLSRIQPVLKTGHGDNKERLDAQMDSTSACFTPDELIIFSDLGEDIRNHRAIDILADLPSSHYNATTFKMWGEYLSQKEMQRSGILDTEAQTEHINGWALDKFKFLPMMERAWAMRPNRDFYVFYETDTYIFWDNLFRFLQMYNPDANVYMGSPSPGRRDPKRRDQGTLFANGGPGYIISRGAMKTLLQRTTGLFGEYTDEPLSTKFSYLNHDDECCGDSVLGWAMWEQGIPMHGHFPMFSPYALHEIPFNDQHWCQPLITLHKTSPKDMVDLFSWEFNQRKSDRPLLYSDIWQFHKPGTTPIREDWDGGRFNAYNPPGTDIDSSEQCSQACDQDDNCLQWKWAGADDQRCTLLGSIQHGQGREVDKGLKDKKGNAGVINKAGWNENRIREWRQGRKCNKITWVGANVNRKV; encoded by the exons ATGGCCCTTTTTAGAACTCCTACGCGGCCACTCTTTACACCACATGTCTTGCATAGCCGACAACTACAAAATATCATTTTGATTGCTTCTTGCTTgatagttttattatttttcatATACCACCATGAGCAGCCTGCGCCTCCCGAGATCCTACCATATCAAACCTATCCGCTGACCGACGACTTCACACATCATACGGTGACCGACTTTTTCCCCAAGTCTGTACCGACGGGCATCAACTCAACAGAAGACATTTGCCGCTCCTTTCCGAAACATGTTTTGTCACGAATACAGCCAGTTCTCAAAACTGGTCACGGAGATAACAAAGAGAGATTAGACGCGCAGATGGATAGCACTAGTGCCTGCTTTACGCCAGATGAGCTGATCATCTTCTCAGACCTTGGCGAGGATATTCGAAATCATCGTGCTATTGACATTCTTGCCGATCTGCCAAGCTCTCATTATAATGCCACCACCTTCAAGATGTGGGGAGAGTATTTATCCCAGAAAGAAATGCAAAGAAGTGGTATTTTAGACACTGAGGCACAAACGGAGCATATCAATGGATGGGCTCTCGACAAGTTCAAATTCTTACCGATGATGGAAAGAGCGTGGGCTATGAGGCCCAATAGAGACTTTTACGTCTTTTACGAAACAGATAC CTACATATTTTGGGATAACCTATTCCGTTTCCTTCAAATGTATAATCCAGATGCAAACGTTTACATGGGCTCGCCATCTCCCGGTCGCCGCGATCCAAAACGAAGAGACCAGGGGACTTTATTTGCCAATGGAGGTCCTGGATACATCATTAGTCGGGGCGCCATGAAGACTCTATTGCAGCGCACCACAGGTCTATTTGGAGAGTATACAGATGAGCCGCTCTCGACAAAATTCAGTTATCTAAATCATGATGATGAGTGCTGTGGCGACAGCGTCCTGGGATGGGCAATGTGGGAGCAGGGCATTCCCATGCATGGTCACTTCCCGATGTTCAGTCCTTATGCCCTTCACGAAATTCCTTTCAATGACCAGCATTGGTGCCAGCCACTGATAACGCTACACAAGACATCTCCGAAAGATATGGTGGATTTGTTCAGCTGGGAGTTCAATCAACGGAAATCCGAT CGACCATTGTTATATTCTGATATATGGCAATTTCATAAACCAGGTACAACCCCAATCCGTGAAGATTGGGACGGTGGTCGTTTCAATGCGTACAATCCACCTGGTACAGATATCGATTCATCTGAGCAATGTAGCCAAGCGTGTGATCAAGACGATAATTGCTTGCAATGGAAGTGGGCGGGAGCAGATGATCAAAGGTGCACCCTTCTAGGATCAATACAACATGGGCAAGGAAGAGAGGTAGATAAGGGATTAAAGGATAAGAAGGGGAATGCAGGGGTTATAAATAAAGCAGGATGGAATGAAAATCGTATAAGAGAATGGAGACAAGGCAGGAAGtgtaataaaattacttgGGTAGGAGCAAATGTAAATAgaaaagtataa
- a CDS encoding uncharacterized protein (TransMembrane:7 (o20-39i361-384o424-445i452-474o494-519i531-555o575-594i)~BUSCO:EOG092D13KG) encodes MPRLLSTALSLRRDPRLLRIPPYVSAFCIAIGVVWLLLLPLDDYSRRTYVSENALLPGQVHTYFGGSEQHIFRAFRHEVDLLADKNNYEVNDKLESILTGFGVKVGRQNYTYHSAGQKYTGENVYGILQAPRGDATEAIVLVAAWKSIDEQLNRNGIALVLTLARYFKRWSLWSKDIILLLPPDSTTGTQAWVDAYHDAHDSKHVSPLPLKSGALQGAIAIDYPHEQRYHELHIIYDGTNGQLPNLDLINSIVNIAGGQMGIETTVQQMTGHTDSYQDRLQTMLRGMLYQGLGYPTGPHSSFIPYHVDAITLQPTGEGWHDEMAMGRVVEGSFRSLNNLLEHLHQSFFFYLLMQKNRFVSIGTYLPSAMLLAANFTIMAIFLWVKSGQPTVKDVDSAKEKNDGMEHKGDAAQASWNPLAVERNLLSPLTFVAICHSISAIPLFVFNHLGLNTLPLAFLIFSVASTVLPAIFSFAAASLQKSTLQYFQLTKSFSLLILGVSLATLSTLNFSLAFLVGLLASPLTFIRPTNSVATRGIFAMLLIITSPPIVILTTAWTSGVTLTEVLKAASLGWNVWGMYTPIVIWCMWWPAWLVGMTNTLSPISKA; translated from the exons ATGCCGCGACTGCTTT CCACAGCGCTGTCATTGCGTCGCGACCCTCGACTGCTAAGAATTCCTCCATACGTGTCCGCTTTCTGTATTGCCATTGGCGTTgtttggctgcttcttctaccTCTGGACGACTATTCGAGACGAACTTACGTATCAGAGAATGCTCTCTTGCCTGGACAAGTGCATACTTATTTTGGAGGTAGCGAGCAGCATATATTCCGGGCCTTTAGGCACGAGGTAGATTTGCTTGCCGACAAGAATAATTATGA AGTCAACGATAAGCTAGAATCGATCCTGACAGGCTTTGGCGTCAAGGTTGGCCGACAGAACTACACCTACCACTCGGCCGGACAGAAATATACTGGGGAGAATGTGTATGGTATTCTGCAAGCCCCCCGCGGTGACGCAACAGAAGCTATTGTACTGGTCGCTGCATGGAAGAGCATAGATGAGCAGCTTAACCGTAATGGCATCGCGCTGGTGCTCACGTTAGCTCGCTATTTTAAAC GCTGGTCTTTATGGTCGAAGGACATTATACTCCTTTTACCTCCAGATAGCACAACTGGAACACAGGCCTGGGTTGACGCATATCACGACGCTCATGATTCCAAACACGTTTCACCATTGCCGCTCAAATCCGGTGCACTACAGGGAGCTATCGCGATCGATTACCCCCATGAGCAGCGCTACCATGAGCTTCATATTATTTACGATGGCACGAATGGGCAGCTGCCTAACCTCGATCTCATTAATTCAATTGTCAATATTGCGGGAGGCCAGATGGGTATTGAAACCACCGTACAGCAGATGACTGGCCATACCGATAGCTATCAGGATCGACTTCAAACGATGCTCCGCGGTATGCTGTATCAGGGCCTTGGATATCCCACCGGCCCCCACAGCAGCTTTATTCCATACCATGTGGACGCCATAACTTTGCAGCCTACCGGTGAAGGATGGCACgatgagatggcgatgggtaGAGTTGTTGAGGGATCCTTTCGAAGTCTCAACAACCTTTTGGAGCATTTGCACcagagcttctttttctaccTTCTCATGCAAAAGAATCGCTTCGTTAGCATTGGCACATATCTCCCCAGCGccatgctgctggctgccaaCTTTaccatcatggccatcttCCTCTGGGTGAAAAGCGGACAACCTACGGTCAAGGATGTAGACTCggccaaggaaaaaaatgATGGGATGGAGCACAAAGGTGATGCCGCGCAAGCCTCCTGGAATCCTCTTGCAGTAGAACGGAACCTTCTCTCACCTCTTACTTTCGTTGCGATATGCCattccatctctgccattCCTTTATTTGTGTTCAACCATCTTGGCCTCAAT ACCCTGCCATTGGCATTCTTGATATTTTCCGTCGCATCTACTGTCCTTCCAGCTATCTTCTCTTTCGCTGCTGCCTCACTTCAAAAGTCAACTCTGCAATACTTTCAGCTTACCAAATCCTTCTCGCTGTTGATTCTAGGTGTATCCCTTGCTACCCTCAGCACACTCAAtttctctctcgccttcCTGGTCGGGCTTTTAGCAAGCCCTCTCACCTTCATTCGGCCAACCAATAGCGTAGCTACCAGAGGCATTTTTGCAATGTTGTTGATAATAACCTCGCCACCAATTGTTATATTAACGACAGCGTGGACCAGTGGCGTTACTCTGACGGAAGTCCTGAAAGCAGCGAGTTTGGGTTGGAATGTGTGGGGGATGTATACGCCAATTGTCATCTGGTGTATGTGGTGGCCGGCCTGGCTGGTTGGTATGACGAATACCCTTAGTCCCATCTCCAAGGCATAA
- a CDS encoding uncharacterized protein (TransMembrane:1 (i42-60o)~BUSCO:EOG092D1ZZP) — MDLDMLQTRLGEIARATSSNFQKLPGSAMIVRYIQSSYQNDPVRSAIELVLVLFFIRYLMSPSYSTHKQNFVKLQEGEIEELIDEWTPEPIVADRTAVEEIENERLPVIVGPTGPKVKLSNGRTALNLASYNFYNFNSNEQIKEKAIQTLRTYGVGPCGPPQFYGTQDVHEKAESDIASYLGTEGCILYAQTFSTATSVIPTFCKRRDVIIADAAVNYSIRKGLEISRSNVKWFKHGDLDDLERVLKAVANEQAKSGKLTRRFVVTEGFFETTGDVTNLPRLVELKEKYKIRIILDETWSFGVLGRTGRGLTEAQNVDPQQVDMIIGSLAGPLCAGGGFCAGSKDVIEHQRITSSAYTFSAALPAMLAMTTSESLKLLQSNPDILVQCRESIRAMRAQLDPRSDWVVCTSSADNPILLLVIKPEVVNAKRWTADDQEKLLMECVEESLANGVMITRLKTRPYVNAIAAPNDWTLQPALKICVTSALSKKDIEKAGITIRHAITKIMQKRSNKAI, encoded by the exons ATGGACCTCGATATGTTGCAGACTCGCTTAGGCGAGATTGCTCGCGCAACATCTTCGAATTTTCAAAAGCTGCCCGGCTCAGCTATGATCGTACGATATATCCAATCCAGCTACCAGAATGATCCCGTTCGATCCGCTATTGAATTGGTCCTTGTGCTGTTCTTTATCCGCTACCTTATGTCGCCCTCATACTCGACTCACAAGCAAAATTTTGTCAAGCTGCAAGAAGGC gagattgaagagttAATTGATGAATGGACTCCGGAGCCAATTGTGGCCGATCGAACGGCTGTAGAAGAGATTGAGAATGAGAGACTTCCGGTTATCGTTGG ACCGACTGGGCCGAAAGTCAAACTATCCAACGGACGGACAGCCTTGAACTTGGCTTCGTATAACTTCTATAACTTCAATTCCAACGAACAGATCAAGGAGAAGGCCATTCAAACTTTGCGCACGTATGGTGTTGGCCCTTGTGGCCCTCCTCAGTTCTACGGCACACAGGATGTTCATGAAAAGGCAGAGTCGGATATCGCCTCATACCTTGGCACAGAAGGCTGCATTCTCTACGCACAAACATTCTCGACTGCAACGAGTGTCATTCCTACCTTTTGCAAGCGTCGCGACGTTATCATTGCCGATGCTGCTGTCAATTATTCGATTCGTAAAGGCCTAGAGATTTCAAGAAGCAACGTCAAATGGTTTAAACATGGCGATCTGGACGACCTCGAGAGGGTGCTCAAAGCGGTTGCAAATGAACAGGCGAAATCTGGTAAATTAACTCGTCGATTTGTCGTCACAGAGGGCTTTTTCGAAACAACCGGTGATGTCACTAATCTACCTCGGTTGGTTGAGTTGAAGGAAAAGTATAAGATCCGAATCATTCTTGACGAAACATGGTCTTTTGGAGTGTTGGGACGAACAGGACGTGGCCTTACTGAGGCGCAGAATGTAGATCCACAACAGGTGGACATGATCATTGGCTCGCTCGCAGGCCCCTTGTGTGCCGGAGGCGGATTTTGCGCCGGATCTAAAGATGTGATTGAGCATCAGCGAATCACCTCTTCTGCTTATACTTTCTCTGCAGCCCTACCAGCCATGTTGGCTATGACTACAAGCGAATCACTGAAGCTGCTACAGTCGAATCCTGACATTCTTGTTCAGTGCAGAGAGAGCATTCGGGCCATGAGAGCGCAACTTGATCCACGTAGCGATTGGGTCGTTTGCACCAGTTCGGCAGATAATCCTATCTTGCTTCTGGTAATCAAACCCGAAGTTGTCAATGCAAAGAGATGGACTGCCGATGACCAAGAGAAACTCTTGATGGAGTGCGTCGAAGAG TCACTGGCAAATGGTGTTATGATCACACGACTGAAGACAAGGCCTTATGTGAATGCTATAGCCGCTCCAAACGACTGGACACTCCAGCCAGCGCTTAAAATCTGCGTTACTTCTGCGCTTTCCAAAAAGGATATCGAAAAAGCAGGTATTACAATTCGACACGCCATTACGAAGATAATGCAAAAAAGATCAAACAAGGCTATCTAA
- a CDS encoding uncharacterized protein (EggNog:ENOG41), translated as MSATLIALPTVQRLSPRCIRILGGNPGKFTLQGTNTYLLGTGHFRILVDTGEGRPIWIQSLKETLSHENATVKAAVITHWHHDHTGGIADLVKAFPEVKIYKNSPEAEQLAIRDGDSFTTEGATLTAHHTPGHTKDHMALTLTEEDAIFAGDNVLGQGTAVFEDLATYLQSLSKMKTLFSGRVYPGHGPVVENGVEKINEYIEHRRQREEEVLRAMMAGNASGSSETWTAMAIVKTVYKDVREDLHQAACGGVVQMLAKLEQEGRVKQTQDGWQLQDTKSLM; from the coding sequence ATGTCTGCTACACTGATAGCCCTTCCTACGGTACAGCGTCTAAGCCCGCGCTGCATCAGGATCTTGGGCGGCAACCCAGGCAAATTCACTCTGCAGGGCACTAATACCTACTTGCTGGGCACTGGCCATTTTCGTATCTTGGTTGATACAGGAGAGGGCCGCCCAATCTGGATACAATCGCTCAAAGAAACGCTTTCCCATGAGAATGCGACGGTGAAGGCGGCAGTAATAACACACTGGCACCATGATCATACTGGGGGCATTGCAGATCTTGTGAAAGCATTCCCTGAAGTCAAGATTTACAAGAACAGTCCGGAAGCTGAGCAGTTGGCTATTCGAGATGGCGACAGCTTCACAACTGAGGGTGCAACCTTGACGGCTCATCACACTCCGGGTCACACAAAGGATCACATGGCGCTCACGCTtaccgaagaagatgcaatCTTTGCGGGCGATAATGTGCTTGGCCAGGGCACTGCCGTGTTTGAGGACTTGGCAACGTATCTTCAGAGCCTGAGTAAAATGAAGACGCTCTTTTCTGGGCGAGTCTACCCAGGCCATGGACCTGTGGTTGAGAATGGCGTGGAGAAAATCAACGAATACATAGAGCATCGCCGTCAacgggaagaagaagttttGCGAGCAATGATGGCAGGCAATGCTTCCGGTAGCAGTGAAACTTGGACGGCAATGGCTATAGTTAAAACGGTATACAAGGACGTGCGTGAAGATTTGCATCAGGCAGCCTGTGGCGGGGTTGTACAGATGCTGGCCAAACTGGAGCAAGAGGGAAGAGTCAAGCAGACCCAGGACGGATGGCAGCTGCAAGACACCAAGAGTTTGATGTGA